From a single Callithrix jacchus isolate 240 chromosome 5, calJac240_pri, whole genome shotgun sequence genomic region:
- the FAM117A gene encoding protein FAM117A isoform X3 has protein sequence MSLASPQPCGPASHEEHQGAAEELASTPNDKASSPGHPAFLEDGSPSPVLAFAASPRPNHSYVFKREPPEGCERVRVFEEAASPGPDLAFLTSCPDKNKVHFNPTGSAFCPVSLMKPLFPGMGFIFRNCPSNPGSPLPPASPRPPPRKDPEASKTSPLPFEPWQRTPPSEEPVLFQSSLMV, from the exons ATGTCCTTGGCATCCCCCCAGCCTTGTGGCCCAGCCAGTCATGAGGAACACCAGGGTGCCGCTGAGGAGCTGGCATCCACCCCCAATGACAAAG CCTCCTCTCCAGGCCACCCAGCCTTCCTTGAAGATGGCAGCCCATCTCCAGTCCTTGCCTTTGCTGCTTCCCCTCGGCCTAATCATAGTTATGTCTTCAAACGGGAACCCCCAGAAGGCTGTGAGAGAGTGCGTGTGTTTGAAGAAGCCGC GTCCCCAGGTCCTGACCTGGCCTTCCTGACTTCCTGTCCTGACAAGAACAAAGTCCATTTCAACCCGACTGGCTCGGCCTTCTGCCCGGTCAGTCTGATGAAGCCCCTCTTCCCCGGCATGGGCTTCATCTTCCGTAACTGCCCCTCAAACCCGGGGTCTCCCCTTCCCCCGGCCAGCCCCAGGCCACCACCTCGGAAGGATCCAGAGGCCTCCAAGACCTCCCCACTGCCCTTCGAGCCATGGCAGCGCACCCCACCATCAGAAGAGCCTGTGCTTTTCCAGAGCTCCTTGATGGTCTGA
- the FAM117A gene encoding protein FAM117A isoform X2, whose protein sequence is MISAHCSLRIPGSSDSSASASQVPGTTASVPCSVAPEKSVCRPQPPQVRRTFSLDTILSSYLLGQWPRDADGAFTCCTNDKATQTPLSWQELEGERASSCAHKRSASWGSTDHRKEITKLKQQLQRTKLSRGGKEKERGSPLPGDHAVRGALRASPPSFPSGSPVLRLSPCLHRSLEGLNQELEEVFVKEQGEEELLRILEIPDGHRAPAPPQSGSCDHPLLLLEPGNLASSPSMSLASPQPCGPASHEEHQGAAEELASTPNDKASSPGHPAFLEDGSPSPVLAFAASPRPNHSYVFKREPPEGCERVRVFEEAASPGPDLAFLTSCPDKNKVHFNPTGSAFCPVSLMKPLFPGMGFIFRNCPSNPGSPLPPASPRPPPRKDPEASKTSPLPFEPWQRTPPSEEPVLFQSSLMV, encoded by the exons CCAGCGTCCCATGCTCAGTGGCCCCAGAAAAGTCAGTGTGTAGGCCTCAGCCACCCCAGGTCCGGCGTACATTCTCCCTGGACACCATCCTCAGCTCCTACCTTCTGGGCCAGTGGCCACGAGATGCTGATGGGGCCTTCACTTGCTGCACCAATGACAAGGCCACCCAG ACGCCCCTATCATGGCAAGAGCTAGAAGGTGAGCGGGCCAGCTCTTGTGCACACAAGCGCTCAGCATCCTGGGGCAGCACAGACCACCGAAAAGAG ATTACCAAGCTGAAGCAACAACTGCAGAGGACAAAGCTGAGCCGTGGTGGGAAAGAGAAGGAGCGAGGGTCCCCACTCCCAGGGGACCACGCCGTGCGGGGAGCACTGAGG GCATCCCCTCCCAGCTTCCCCTCAGGGTCCCCTGTCTTACGACTCAGCCCCTGCCTGCACAGGAGCCTGGAAGGGCTCAACCAAGAGCTGGAGGAGGTGTTTGTGAAGGAGCAGGGAGAAGAGGAGCTGCTGAGG ATCCTTGAGATTCCTGATGGGCACCGGGCTCCAGCTCCTCCCCAGAGTGGCAGCTGTGATCATCCCCTCCTCCTTCTGGAGCCTGGCAACCTTGCCAGCTCTCCTTCCATGTCCTTGGCATCCCCCCAGCCTTGTGGCCCAGCCAGTCATGAGGAACACCAGGGTGCCGCTGAGGAGCTGGCATCCACCCCCAATGACAAAG CCTCCTCTCCAGGCCACCCAGCCTTCCTTGAAGATGGCAGCCCATCTCCAGTCCTTGCCTTTGCTGCTTCCCCTCGGCCTAATCATAGTTATGTCTTCAAACGGGAACCCCCAGAAGGCTGTGAGAGAGTGCGTGTGTTTGAAGAAGCCGC GTCCCCAGGTCCTGACCTGGCCTTCCTGACTTCCTGTCCTGACAAGAACAAAGTCCATTTCAACCCGACTGGCTCGGCCTTCTGCCCGGTCAGTCTGATGAAGCCCCTCTTCCCCGGCATGGGCTTCATCTTCCGTAACTGCCCCTCAAACCCGGGGTCTCCCCTTCCCCCGGCCAGCCCCAGGCCACCACCTCGGAAGGATCCAGAGGCCTCCAAGACCTCCCCACTGCCCTTCGAGCCATGGCAGCGCACCCCACCATCAGAAGAGCCTGTGCTTTTCCAGAGCTCCTTGATGGTCTGA